In a genomic window of Scomber japonicus isolate fScoJap1 chromosome 17, fScoJap1.pri, whole genome shotgun sequence:
- the LOC128377492 gene encoding NACHT, LRR and PYD domains-containing protein 3-like, which translates to MEQEELADHLQSRTRAGRCQRKLKSNLQKKFQCLFEGIAKAGNPTLLNQIYTPLYITEGGTAEVNDEHEVRQIETASRKPDRPETTIRQEDIFKASPERDEPIRTVMTKGVAGIGKTVLTQKFTLDWAEDKADQDIYFTFPFTFRELNVLKEKKYSLVELVHHFFTETKETGICRFEEFQVVFIFDGLDECRLTLDFHNNEILTDVTESTSVDVLLTNLIRGKLLPSARLWITTRPAAANQIPPEYVGMVTEVRGFTDPQKEEYFRKRFRDEKQASTIISHIKTSRSLHIMCHIPVFCWITATVLEDVLKSREGGELPKTLTEMYIHFLVLQSKLKNIKYDGRAQTDPHWNKNSRKMIESLGKLAFEQLQKGNLIFYESDLTECGIDIREASVYSGLFTQVFKEERGLYQDKVFCFVHLSVQEFLAALHVHLTFIKSGVNLLAGEQTTSWSDVFRGKSTGFYQSAIDEALKSPNGHLDLFLHFLLGLSLQTNQTLLRGLLTQTGSSSQTNQKTIKYIKKKISENLSAERSINLFHCLNELNDCSLVQEIQQYLRSGSLSTDNLSPAQWSALVFILLSSEKDLDVFDLKKYSATEEALLRLLPVVKTSSKALLSGCNLSERSCAALSSVVSSQSSSLRELDLSNNNLQDSGLKQLSSGLESPHCTLESLSLSGCLITEEGCAPLASALSYNPSHLRELNLSNNNLQDSGMMQLSAGLESPHCTLESLSLSGCQITEKGCAPLASALSSQSSSLRALDLSDNDLQDSGVTLLSAGLESPHCTLERLSLSGCQITEEGCASLASALSCNPSHLRALDLSYNHPGDSGEKLLAAGLEDPHWRLDILRMDHGGEHRLKPGLKKYFCELTLDTNTVHEDLKLFDNNRKVTCVKKDQSYPDHPDRFDHWPQLLCRNVLTGRCYWEVEWRGWVDISVSYRGIRRKGNSDDCLFGLNDQSWSLICSDDGYSVHHNKRETSISSSVSNRVGVYVNCPAGTLSFYRVSSDTLIHLHTFNTTFTEPLYAGFGFWQFGSSVSVCPL; encoded by the exons tgatgaacatgaggtcagacagattgaaacagcatccaggaaaccagacagaccagaaacaacaatcagacaagaagacatctttaaagcctcacctgaaagagatgaaccaatcagaacagtgatgacaaagggagtggctggcattgggaaaacagtcttaacacaaaagttcactctggactgggctgaagacaaagccgaCCAGGACATatacttcacatttccattcactttcagagagctgaatgtgctgaaagagaaaaagtacagcttggtggaacttgttcatcacttctttactgaaaccaaagaaacaggaatctgcaggtttgaagagttccaggttgtgttcatctttgacggtctggatgagtgtcgacttactctggacttccacaacaatgagatcctgactgatgttacagagtctacctcagtggatgtgctgctgacaaacctcatcagggggaagctgcttccctctgctcgcctctggataaccacacgacctgcagcagccaatcagatccctcctgagtatgttggcatggtgacagaggtcagagggttcaccgacccacagaaggaggaatacttcaggaagagattcagagatgagaagcaggccagcaccatcatctcccacatcaagacatcacgaagcctccacatcatgtgccacatcccagtcttctgctggatcactgctacagttctggaagatgtgttgaaaagcagagagggaggagagttgcccaagaccctgactgagatgtacatccacttcctagtgcttcagtccaaactgaagaacatcaagtatgatggaagAGCtcagacagatccacactggaataaaaatagcaggaagatgattgagtcccTGGGAAAACTGGcatttgagcagctgcagaaaggcaacctgatcttctatgaatcagacctgacagagtgtggcatcgatatcagagaagcctcagtgtactcaggattgttcacacaggtctttaaagaggagagagggctgtaccaggacaaggtgttctgcttcgtccatctgagtgttcaggagtttctggctgctcttcatgtccatctgacattcatcaagtctggagtcaatctgctggcaggagaacaaacaacatcctggtCTGATGTGTTTAGAGGCAAATCAACaggtttctaccagagtgctatcgatgaggccttaaagagtccaaatggacacctggacttgttcctccacttcctcctgggtctttcactgcagaccaatcagactctcctacgaggtctgctgacacagacaggaagtagctcacagaccaatcagaaaacaatcAAGTatatcaagaagaagatcagtgagaatctgtctgcagagagaagcatcaatctattccactgtctgaatgaattGAATGATTGTTCTCTAGTgcaggagatccaacagtatctgagatcaggaagtctctccacagataacctgtctcctgctcagtggtcagctctggtcttcatcttactgtcatcagaaaaagatctggacgtgtttgacctgaagaaatactctgctacAGAAGAGGcacttctgaggctgctgccagtggtcaaaacTTCAAGTAAAGCTCT GCTtagtggctgtaacctctcagagagaagctgtgcagctctgtcttcTGTtgtcagctcccagtcctctagtctgagagagctggacctgagtaacaacaacctgcaggattcagggtTGAAGCAGTTGTCttctggactggagagtccacactgtacactggaaaGTCTCAG tctgtcaggatgtctgatcacagaggaaggttGTGCtcctctggcctcagctctgagctacaacccctcccatctgagagagctgaacctgagtaacaacaacctgcaggattcaggaatGATGCAgttgtctgctggactggagagtccacactgtacactggaaaGCCTCAG tctgtcaggatgtcagATCACAGAGAAAGGCTGTGCTCCTCTGGCATCAGCTCtgagctcccagtcctctagtctgagagcgctggacctgagtgacaacgacctgcaggattcaggggtgacgctgctgtctgctggattGGAGAGTCCACATTGTACACTGGAAAGACTCAG tctgtcaggatgtcagatcacagaggaaggctgtgcttctctggcctcagctctgagctgcaacccctcccatctgagagcgctggacctgagctacaatcatccaggagactcaggagagaagctgttggctgctggactggaggatccacactggagactggacataCTCAG gatggaccatggtggagagcacaggttaaaacctggtctgaagaagt atttctgtgaactcacactggacacaaacacagtacatGAAGACCTCAAACTCtttgacaacaacaggaaggtaaCATGTGTGAAgaaggatcagtcatatcctgatcatccagacagatttgatcactggcctcagctgctgtgtagaaatgttctgactggtcgctgttactgggaggtcgagtggagaggatgggttgatatatcagtgagttacagaggaatcagaaggaaaggaaacagtgatgactgtttgtttggacttaatgatcagtcctggagtctgatctgctctgatgatggttactctgtccatcacaataagagagaaacatccatctcctcctctgtctccaaCAGAGTAGGAGTGTATGTgaactgtcctgctggcactctgtccttctacagagtctcctctgacacactgatccacctccacaccttcaacaccacattcactgaacctctgtatgctggatTTGGGTTCTGGCAGTTTGGTTCCTCAGTatctgtgtgtcctct GTGA